Below is a genomic region from Rosa chinensis cultivar Old Blush chromosome 5, RchiOBHm-V2, whole genome shotgun sequence.
GAAGCAATAAACATAAACATGAAACTGATTTGAGAGCAATCACACTATTGAAAATGACGATTTTTGAGAGATAATAGCACACCCgacaaaaaggaaaggaaaaataggtCGTGTAGGATGAGGCAGAGAATAATACATCAAAGAACCTATGTGCTATGTAGGTGATTCTGCAAAACTttcaacaaaaaccaaaatttcaaaagaGAAATCTTCAAATAAAAATTGCGAATACATAGAATTAAATAAGAATGATCACCATCTAGGTCATCTTGTTTataattgtgtgaaatttggaTCTGGAGGATGAGGGGCGCGTCCGTGATGACATGATGATTgaagaaagattgaaactttgggATCAGATTGAGATATGCATTCATTAGAATCCATGTCAAAATATCGAACAATATTGCCTTTTTCAGTGAGATAGAAGATCATTGAGATAGAGAGAAGGGAAAATGTCGACGATGAAGGCGGTGTGAAAGTGAAATGAGAACGAACGACTTTCTGATGTAAATTTCAGAAAAGCAAGAGGACAATTTAGGTTGTTTATTAAAATTCATTTAAACCTCCGCATCAGGACTTGCTTCCCGCAAAAGCAGAAACCAAAAAGCTACGAATTGTAGCTTCCTGATTTCTCCGGTTGGAAGAAGCGCTTCGGGCCGAAAGCTGCCCCCAAGTGGTTTACCAAACAGCCCAAAAGAATTTTGGAAGCGCTTTTGGGAGGAAAAGCAGTTTCAAAAGCCCTCCCAAACTGGGCCTTATTCTGGTTTCATAATCAAAAATCTGATGTTGTACACTGTACAGAGGATTAGGGCTTTTGAAAATGTTGATTTGAAGTGGAATCCATTAATACAGACATCTGAAGATAACTAAACCATGATCGAAGACCAAAATACACATTGAACttgcttttgttgttttttttttgttttggaagagaagggattttttttttcgatggaGTTAATATATCCCAATTTAGTATTGCATCTTGATGAATTTTAAGAACTATTGAACTCAATTCCATGATTAATTTTTTGAACTCATCACATAGCAGATTCTCAATTGCGATGCTGAAGATGAGTTCATTAATATTGATGATGCATGATCAAGCTGATAAACAATTTTCTAATTCTCAGGTCCATCAAAGATGAGCATAGGATTATGAAAATTGAATCTGGTCATCCGAGTTCTCTAGTACCCAAACCATAAACAATTTGATAATTTGATTCGTAATTATGAAAATAGAATGAATAACATAGGATTGATTCTAGCTTGATGAATTTATTAATTAACACAAGTGCAAGAAGTCATTCTATGGTTAGTACGCAGCCATGGAAGTAAAGAGATATAGGAAAGGAAGAACGAAGAAGGAACTTGACGAGAaattcccaattttttttttttttagagttaacGGAAAGTTAACTAGTGTTAAgatgaaaaactaaaaattggTGGAATAGTGATGTGTCAATTGTCAGGACCTTTAGATTAGACAGATGgtcaagattttatgaaattgacgTAAATTCACAacctcctcactttagaggagccagatcattttaatctcatatttcaGGTTTTCAATGCGTAACTAAAATCTAGTGTCcaatttgtttattttgatttCTGCTGTCCAATAAGAATTGATTTGTGTACTGCAATCCCCATTATTCATAAAACAGTttatgtccttgtattttcagttAAAGTAAAAGAATTCTGACAAGCAAGCACTTGACAAGAAACCAAGATAAGCCTCTTGGAAGAAGTGTCTGATCGAAATAATAGACTGTGGTCCTTCACTGCTTCCACCTTTTTACAGCAACAGTAGATAGCTTTTAGTCTACACAATCCGCAATTGGATTCACCACCTCTCATTTAACTTTTCACTTTTCTTTCCCAGCTAGCTATAACAATGATCCTGCCATGGAGCATCAACTCCAATGCAGACATCCATCACCAGGTCTCTGACATTTGGTAAACCCATGCAGCATCCATACAGAGTTGAAGAACTCACACTATCTTTAGCGATCGATCGATTCATATAATGCTCTCGAGAATTTGAATTCCCAAAAAATAATTGTTGGATTAGTTCATTACATATGATACACATTGCAAACCATATTAACAGCTCCCAATTTCAAAACTTTCAATATTTGGAATATAAGAGAGAGGTAATTAAGTTGCGTAAAATGATGCAAGAAGTATCAAAACGTCCTTTATCATTTTTCTTTGATAGGACAAAAGGGTCTTGTTAGTTTGATCGAATGGGATTAAATCCATAATTAACCAAACTGTAGAAGAAATAATAAGATCTGGATATCCTTGTGCTCAAAGCTTAAACGGTGCAGGAAATGTCTATTTGTCCTGGAAAATCAAATGGGGTTCGAAAAAAAGGTGTACTTACAATAGCAGGGGCTGTACTGTCCTGTACTTAATAGTTGGCAGCGTGACAAGACCACATTGTGTGTTGCGGACTGCAGATATTGACATTATCTACTGGTCATGGACCCTTAGGGAAAGGGTAGAATGGTAATCTCACAAggcagagttttttttttcttatataaCAAAAAGTCAGATTCacaacaataaaagaaaaattagaaattgtgatcaataaaatattaaagatGATAGAGTCTACGACGAAATTAGCTTCACGAATGATGTGGTTGAAGGAAATAGTCTACAAAATTCTTATCAAGAATTAGGGATTTAAGGCACTGTGGAATCTCATAAACGTTGTTGATGCAATTGATAATAAACCCCCTTCCACTTTGGAGAACAAGCTGAAGGACTAGTCACTCAGCCGCGATAACGTTAGCAATGCTGAAGTTACGAGTGCCAGCAAGAATAGGAATCACAGGATTATGACAAATTCCGCGGGATTATGATCATGGTTTCACGTGGAAGAGGCCGGACCTAGGAAGCGTCaaagtttttggttttggtcagGAGATTTAAATAATTTAATTATGCTTATATTAGTGTTGATTACCATGGTGGTTACGTTCATAGAGAGGTTAGGAAAGTCAATGTGAAAATTGAAGCTCTTTTTGACGATTTCTTTgaatataataaatatattttgGTCTGAGAGGGAGTCATAGGGACAAAAAAAGCCGAGAGGGGCCAGGACCCATTGTGTTATGTTTTGTCCGAAATTCTGAACACCACCAATGGCAGTGGACTAGTGGAGACTTCTTTTAACTCACGCCCACGCGCACCTTAAGAGTTCAAGGCTTCTAGATAATTGAATTTTGGACTATTCAGGGAATCGGGTGTTTGGAGTGTTTATGGTAAatcatttatgtttttttttttttttgataatggTAAATCATTTatgttcagaccaaaaaaaaaaaatggtaaatcATTTATATAGAATTAAATGCATAAAAGTACAAATGATTTGATAAAATGAATATACCTTGTACCGATAACTAGATACATGAATATCATTATTAGATGACTATTCTAGCAGGTTCGGAAGAAATTGGGAATTGCAACGGTAGAGACTAGATACATGAACATAATTATTACATGACTATTTTGACTAGCTCGGCTGGAGTTAGGGATTGCGACGATGGAGACCAGATACATGAACAAAATTATTAGATGACTATTTTGACAAGCACGGGTGGAGTTGGGGATTGCGACATAAGGGTTAGTGTCGAGGACGAGTTTCATCTCCGTATCACCTCTAATTTGGTTATTCGAGTACACACCAATGTTTTGagaatattatattaatataattATTCGAAGTACAATTTTTAAATATTGCGGTACATGTAGAGAATATCAAATGTAGAAAACTCACCGAAGCATATTATTGCTAATTATGGGAGCACAATTTTCTGCTATAAACTTTCAATTCAAGATAATGAAGCTCTTATCAAGAACTAAGCTCTTCTCATAAAAAAAAGGCTAGGCCATGGACTTGTTGTAATAGTCGTATATGATAGTAACTTCTTGTTTCGAATAGGTTTTAGCTTCCTATGAGGCACGTAATCTCAATTCATTCTTCTTGACGTTTGGCGTATTATCGAtgattgtaagtcatatttgacGTTCTTTCACTCAACTAATGTTAGACATATTTTTGTGAAGCAAACGGTGTTACTCATAGATTAGCACATCTTGCAagctttaattttctaaatgatgtttggttagatgagactcatGTTATTATTCAAAATGCACTCTATAAGGATGTTTGTAATATTACTAGAGGTCAAAACTCTATGTTCCCTTCTATGCATCattttctttataatataaaaagTTAGGCGTGAGGATGACctcccattaaaaaaaaaaaaaaaattaatattttgtcCCAACAGCACTCATTTTTAAATATAACATTTTGTTCCAATAACACTCATTTTAAAGAAAAACCGGGGTCGAAATTTTTTAATTGGCTAGTTATCTGAGTAAAAGAACGCGCATTGCACGGGCTCATACTTGGACCCCATCCGGTGCGTATCCCCCTCGTTCGACGTCTCCCGCATCGCTGGTGGTGGCCTTCGGTCATGCTGATGGTGTACGGCTCTTGCTGTCGGACGGGTGATTGGTGACTAATGCAAGTTTGAGTTCTCTGGGATCGTCGGGCTTGGAGGTTATGGTGGGAGGCAGGCGTTGGGTTCTAGATCGCCGCTCTGCGGCTATGGAGATCGTGGGCACAGGTTTGGGGTTTGGGAGGGATTCAGTTCTCTGCCAGATTTCTTCTAAATTTCATGGCGGCGGTGTGGAGGTTGGGGTGATGGCTTGGGGTGCTGTAGATCTGCATCCGGTGGGATTTGATTTCATGTTTTGGTATGTCGGGTCTCGCTCGAACCTTTTGGATCATCGTCGAGGTGGTGAAATGTTGGGGTGTGCTTGGATGGGCGGTGGCGGTCGTGGCAGAGGTTGAGGTCGTGTTTTGCAACTGAGCACGGATCTGCCTTAGCAAAGGAGGTGGTGTCAAGGCCTGGCATGGGATTATCCTGTTTGGACCTTGGGCTCTAAGTTTTTTGCTTTTATGATTATGTTTTGTACTTTTCAAATAACTCCATATTTTTGGGGAAGCTAGTTGGTTTCGGCCCAAGTTAGGCTGGCTAGTTTAGAAAGTGTAAGTCTGCACTGTTATGGTTTCTTTTTACACTAAGTTAATGAATCTCctggagtaccacaattgagtgcattgacgaAAGGAGATTCAATGTAGTTTTCTTAGTGTAAGCTGAGATTTATAGTTGTGTAGGCTCTTGAATGTTTGAGCGAGAATGTAATAGTGGATGGTACACTTTTTCCCTTACCTTCTTGGCCACTGATGTAGGATACAAGCATATGGAGATTATTTGTAAGTGTCGTTCTGGCTTTGGGATAAAATGAAATCTCTACAactctgtcaaaaaaaaaaacagcactcatttttaaatataatattttgtcCTAACGGTACTCGATTTCTAATAATGAGATCGATCAAACACTAAAAGTGTTCGATAATCGTTGGATTATTACTCTAATTTGATCTATATTTATGACGCCTAAATGATCAAAATATGAAGGAAAATCAATCTATATTTATGATGGCTAAATAGTTAATACGAAAGAGAATTTTAAGCACGTCTTATCCACATCCACATAACCGACGAATTCTCATGCGCATCTGCAATTGCACATGCGAACGCTATGATCCACAATTCATTCTAAttcccataaaaaaaatatcGTAAATCTAATtttccaaatagaaaaaaaattaatttctaactTCACCAATtggcaaaaaaggaaaaagaataaataaatatctgAACATACATTGCATTTAATTCAGTCAAAAAAACATTtcatttatttctctatttgTCTGAAATGCAAACTATATCCTGCGGCGCGTGCAACTCGCCACAGCAGTAAGACCCAAAGTCCCCACCAAAACATTTCTTACCAAACCAAAGCAGCACAAGGTAAACAACGAAGTCTCTcatctcatcaatctctctctcttcttcttcttcttccccctcTTATTTTCTCCTCACTCATATTTCTCTCTCTAATTTCAGACCCTCATCAATGGAAACCTCTCCCAGAAGAGAgactaaccctaaccctaaccctaacctaAACGCTCTCCCATCCCCAAACAGCAGCAGCACAAGCAGCACCAACAGCAACAACAATGGACTCCAAGCTCCCCCAACAACCCCAACCGCCCAACCCCCGAAACCCATGACCAGATCCGACTCCGCTAACCCTTACCCGACCACCTTCGTCCAGGCCGACACCACATCTTTCAAACAAGTCGTCCAAATGCTGACCGGATCCTCCGAAACAGCCAACAAGGTCGCGTGTTCGAAACACGATGCCAGACACAACATCCCGCCGATCAAGTCCACCCCCAAGAAGCAGCAACAGCAACAGAACTCCGGTTTCAAGCTCTACGAGCGCCGCAACAACGCCCTGAAGAATCTCCGGCTCAACCCTCTTATCCCAATCCCGGTGTTcaattccaacaacaacaacaactccgGGTTCTCGCCGCGAAACCCGGAGATTTTGTCGCCGAGCATTCTCGATTTCCCGGCGCTGGTGCTCAGCCCCGTCACGCCGCTCATACCCGACCCGTTTGACCGGGCCGGGTCGGCGAATTTCGGGCACGGCTGCTCACAGTTGAACAAGGAGGCCGAAGAGAAAGCGatcaaagaaaaagggttttactTGCACCCGTCGCCGACTACGACGCCGAGGGAATCGGAGCCCCGATTGTTGCCCTTGTTCCCGACGACGTCGCCTAGAGCTTCaggttcatcttcttcttgaattggaaaaaaaaaaaaaaaaaaaaccgaaactTTGAAATCTCTGTAATTTTATTATGCTATTGTTGACATTGATGATGAAGAGGAGAGGGAGGAAGGTAAAGATTTGTAATCGAATATTTGCTGAGGATGAATGGAAGAGAGAATGTTTGGATCAAGAGTAAAATTTTATTtcatgaatgttttttttttcccttggtGGATTagtaaaatttgaaaaattactGGGAATGATTTATCTTTCAAGTTGAAAGCTTTAGTTGGGTGAAtgttatgattgaatgaaaatCTAGAATTCGAATTTTGAATCATTTGGGGAAAAAGTCAGTGGGGGAAGTGAGAATTCAATGGGAATTATGGATCACCATAAATTGCAGGGGGAAGAGTTACCAGCTCTTCTGGTATTTGTCTGTCTACCTCTTCTATTTTCATTAAATACTGAAGTAAATAAATAGCAGGGTTGAATTCACCTTCATTACGTTTGGGCATTAATTGTTACCATGGAAGAGTGGAAGGGCAAGCAGTTCTGGTTTTTTATATCAATGAAAAGAGGAGGAGGTTAGGGATAGCTGTCAAAGAAAGAGTAGAAGATTGGGCAAGGAATCTTGACCCGTTTGTATTTTTTCTCAAGTAAGATAAAGATGACAGAGAAGCCAAGACAGAGATTTCTGTTCATAATGTACATGGGTCTCATGGGTTTTGTTATCGAAGATTTACTATTGATTTTTCAATTTAGGGTGTTTAAGCCATTTAGGTGATTAGTGCATAGATGATACATGATCTTCCTGCTTATTGCTTAAGCATGGAGGTTGAGCTGTATAGAAAAGATAAGGCCAACTGACCAAGTGAGAATGTTGATAGCATGTCGATCCGCATTAAGTAAACTCCTATCCAAAAGCTTGTGTGAGTACTATGCTGGTATAGTTTCCATTGTCACTGACTTTAGTTGCTTATATTGTTACTCATCTATCAAAATTTACAATAAACTAGAACGACCACATGCCGAGATGTTAGTTAACCGATGATGGTAATTGATGAAAAATGTGTCGAGAGGTTGGTTAACCAGTGCTGGTAATTAATGAGAAATTGTTATTGCCTGTGCCAAGAGGTTAGTTACCCTGATATCGGTAATTAATGAGAAACCGTTCTTTTTAGCTGTACTTAggtttattatatcaaaatatGTACTTGCTGATGTGTATGTTTGCACTTGCAGTTGTGTTATAAGCACAGAGCATTACATATTCATGGTCTTGGCTTAGTAGATCTATATTTATAGGTcatcatagaagagaaagtgacCTCTTGATATATGCTGGTCCAATTTAAAGTTGTCCCATGCTGCATATTTCTGTCCATCAAGCTAGCTTGCCTAAGCTCATCTACAGCAAAGTTCAGACTGATATAGTTGACCTATCCTTTTCTGTTTTCCCTTTCCTGTGAGGACGAAACAAATTTAATCGCTTTGATGAGGAGGGTTAATTTTTTAAGCTTGGAAAATTTTGGAACTTGCTTGTTGTACGCTAGTTTCAACCAGAGTGGTTTGAATTGGTGTAAAAGCAATCATGCAAAGGTTGTTGGGTTTTTCTCCTTTGTTGAAATCCAACAATAGCTTCTTTGACTCTAAAAGACCAAAGAAGTGTAATTGATTGGGGACATGAGAAAGTGAAAGCGTAAGGGGGAAAGTGGGTCTTGTGATgatgaaagaagagaaaagagagaaagccAGAAAACCAGGTGTAGGTGCTGGCCTCTTGTGCTTGTTTGTCTGTTTGCTTTTGTGGGCGAGGTTTGTAGACTTTGCACACTATGAGAGTATTGTATGGTTTGGTGGGCAATTGATTGCAAACTTTGAAAGTTTCATGTGCTCTGTTTGAGACGCCTTTCTCCTTTCAGCATTTTCTAATTTGCATCTTCAACATGAGATTACTGTATAAGGTttacatcttcaaacatgtgaTTACTGAAGAGGTTAATCTTATGTACGTTAATGTGTCGATATATTATGGTGTTTTAGGTTAAGGATTCTTATTATTAGACAAACTTCATGGTAACGAGCTCGTAGTGGTTTACTACTTCATTACCAATAAGGCCTCGTTTAGTTCACggaaatgaaagtaattcctttgtctttTCTATAAAAACttttcattctg
It encodes:
- the LOC112167953 gene encoding VQ motif-containing protein 4, whose product is METSPRRETNPNPNPNLNALPSPNSSSTSSTNSNNNGLQAPPTTPTAQPPKPMTRSDSANPYPTTFVQADTTSFKQVVQMLTGSSETANKVACSKHDARHNIPPIKSTPKKQQQQQNSGFKLYERRNNALKNLRLNPLIPIPVFNSNNNNNSGFSPRNPEILSPSILDFPALVLSPVTPLIPDPFDRAGSANFGHGCSQLNKEAEEKAIKEKGFYLHPSPTTTPRESEPRLLPLFPTTSPRASGSSSS